GCCAGCAAGGAAAAGCATGTCCCAGTCATTGAAAAGACGGACACAGGCTTCAAGGTCATTGTAGGTTCAGTCGTCCATCCAATGGAAGAAAAACACTACATCGAGTGGATTGAGCTCATTGCAGACGGCAGATCCTACAAGGCATTTCTGGCTCCCGGGGCCAAGCCCGAGGCCGAGTTTTGCATCCAGGCCCAAAAAGTCACGGCCAGGGAATATTGCAATATTCACGGACTCTGGAAGGCAGAGGGCTGATCCGCCACCGGGTGGCCTCGTGGCCAAAAATCTGAAAGGGCAAGGAACATACCCACCGCATAACCACAGGAGATTCGACATGGATCGATACATCTGCACCATCTGCGGATACGTCTACGACCCGAAGGACGGTGACCCGGACAACGGTGTCAAGCCCGGAACCGCCTTTGCTGATGTGCCCGATGATTGGACCTGTCCCATCTGCGGGGCGGCCAAGGACGACTTCCAGAAAGAAGGCTGATCCTTTTTATCCCCCGCTCCGGCGGGGGATTTTATTTTAA
The sequence above is a segment of the Deltaproteobacteria bacterium genome. Coding sequences within it:
- a CDS encoding desulfoferrodoxin encodes the protein MAKQYEIYKCEICGNIIEVLHGGAGELVCCGQPMKLMAEGTIDASKEKHVPVIEKTDTGFKVIVGSVVHPMEEKHYIEWIELIADGRSYKAFLAPGAKPEAEFCIQAQKVTAREYCNIHGLWKAEG
- a CDS encoding rubredoxin translates to MDRYICTICGYVYDPKDGDPDNGVKPGTAFADVPDDWTCPICGAAKDDFQKEG